The genomic interval CCTAGGTCAGCCATGCCGCCATCATGAAATGTGGCGCGATCACCCTGATTGACGCCTGTCGGGCGTCGTGCACGTCCAGTTATCGGACGACCATTTCGGGAAGTCGCCGTTCCCGGTCGCTTGCTCATGCGGTGCGTAGTCTCATCCATAAACTCATTATAAGATTTTCTGTTGCGCAACATCATATCCTCATCGCGGATGTCCGGAATCTCGGAATCAAGTCCAAAATTGCCGCGGCGTAGCACCCCGCTGCCATCAAGCTCCTCTTCGCCATTATTATCATCATCGTCCTCTATGAGACCCTCTGGTATAAATGGCATTGATGATTCTTGCGGCTTTTGCAGTAGCGGCGAGGCCACTGGGGTGTTACGCTTGGTGCGTGCCTCGTACTGTGCACGCAAGGCATCGCGCACATGCAGACGCAGAAAGTATTTTTGGAATAATATCTGCAGTTCCTTCTCACATTCCTCGAACTCCTGCATGTGCACCGGTCGTATTTTCTGCAATGCTTCTAAGCGCTGCTTAGTGCGTTCTAGCTCGGCGCGTTTGCGCTGTAACTTCGAAGAAAGCGCGTTCATTTCCACGCGCGCATTCTCCAACTGTGCGCGACTGGACTGCAGTTTCAGCTGTGCGGCTGCAATGGCATTCTTCAGCGTCCGCTCAGCCGAAGACAATTCCATCGGACGATTGGCCTGTGCCAGGCGCGCTTCTCTATGCAGCATCTCTTTGGCGAGCAAATCGTGTAGCGCTGCACCGCGTTGCGTTAAGTCCGCAGAGAGTTCGCGTGCGCGCCGCAGGTCATCCATTTTATCGCCGATATCGACCTGATTTAGACTGCGATAGTTTTCCTCTTCATCCTTGTCTTCCGCCGACTGACGTGGGGCTATCAACATACGCGTGATCTTCTGCAGCTCAGCCGCAGTAACTGCGCTGGAGGCATACAGTTTGCGTGGATTCAGCTTGATGGCTGATTTGGTCACGAAAAATTCGGTGGCGGAGCGTATGAGCAGCACTCGGTCGTTCTCGGTGTCCACGCTGCCAGCGAGCACAGCACCAGGCTCAAGCAGACCCGCGAACCATTGCAACACCTCGGCGACCACGTGAAATGAGGCGAGGCTTCCGAAATTGTTGGCGAGTGCCTGCAGAGGGAACACATGCGGATAGCCAAGTAGCTTGAGGTGCTCAGCGAGGTCTGTGTATAGaggcaaataaaaaatctaaGAATTCTATATAAATTCTATAAATACTTCACTTACCGCGCACATCCTTgaacgacattgtatttattttaaatcagtGGTGAATATTTTGGACTTAATTTCCAATTAAATTCGCAAGTTTTCGACTGCACAAATTTCTTCAACCATTCACTTCGGAGCTCTTTCTGATTTGTTGTggcatgaaaaatatttgtttaccaCACATCCTTTTCGCGCGTTGCTAGGACACGCTTGGTAGCATGGTAGCACTAGCATTAAATGCAACAAGTTGCAGAAAGTCAACATTTTAACCCTTAAAAACGTAAAAGAGAACTCTATAATTTCGCGAAAAGAGTGGTGGATTTTTCTCGCCTTTCTTACAGCAATGAAACTCGATAGTACCAACTCAAGTAGTGGATTTTCTACAAAGAAACAGCTACTATGACGTGAGAACTGATTTCGTTTCAGATCTTATAAAAACTTGCATCATAGCTCTACACAGCCAGCTCACACCACAGAAAAGTTCAATAGATTTATTGCTAGCTATTTTCTCGCAAGGCTCTCGCCCGGTTTTGAATGCCTTGAGCAATATTAAACGTGTAGAAACAATTCCACCTTCCTCGATTTCCCGGTATTTCCGCTGGCTTAAAGAGAATTATATTATACGGCATATGCTGAGGGCTGGAAACATAGAATATTTGTTATCAAATAATGTAAATCTGGCATCACTATATTTCTTATTCAATAAAGTCAGTCGTCATCTTACATTGAAACTGCGTGTACGTAACTCTGTTCAACAATATTGACCTTCACACAATTCCACACCAGCATTGATTTCAATGTTTCGGCAACATGTTGCCACCCATAAAATGTTGCGCAACTTTGCATTGACAGAGACCTCATCGCTAAAAAGCGGCATATACACCTCTTCACGTTACAAGTGATTGCATGCGCTCTCTGCTGTCTTAATACTTTGCCATCGCCCCCTTCTACACACAATTGCCCCCTCAATGTTGTGTTTTGTTCGCTTGCCAACATGTTGCGTTCGCCAACGAACCATTGGAGCACAGCAAGCGCCAGCGACATGGTTGAATGGAGCTCATTGCCCCCACCATGGGTCTCGAAATCGAAGTCGACAAGTGTCTAAGTGACACACAGTCATgcacccatacacacacacataagccgACGTCGAGTTgcgttttattttctttgtagcGACGGCGTCGTGAATTACAAAAAGAATCGGTAGTAATTGCTGCGGtgtgtgttattgttgtaaatacatacatatgtgcatatgtgctaTGTAAGTACATTTGTGATGCATGTGAgatgtatataagtaagtatatatttacGTGTGAATTACAAGTGGGTTGTAGAGATTTAAtagttaaaaattcaaataaaagaattgtattaatgttgcaaaaaatattattaaataaaaaaattaaattaaaattaaattaaattaaattgaattaaattaaattaaagaaaaataaaataaaacaaaattaaatgaaatgaaaataataaataaaattaaaaaaaagtgattaaGTTAAGTATAAGTTAAAAcatacattaaataaattttaagcatcaagaaaattaatataagtaagcaagccaaaaaatgtatttcccaCTTAATTGGCAACTCTGGCTGCAATTGCTGGCGCATTGGAATTGTCGTTGTTGTTCCAATTTATTATCTCATCCACAAGTTTTTGCTCATTGCATTGCATTTTTATGCATCGCAACTTTTTTCCTCCTTTTCTTAATAGATTTTGCTTTTGTGGCGTTTtgagcatacacacatacaaacgcaaGCACACACAGCGAGCAGCACCATGCTTTGTTGCCAACTGCAACGCGGggaattcttttaattttgtttttatgtgcactttgttgttgttgtggttcgTGTTGCCTTCTCAGCGCTGCGTGGCGTTTGTGAATTTGTTAGCGAATGCATTGTGCCACCGCGCACCCCCACCCGGCCCCGTAAATGGCGCTCAGCAGAGGCGCAACAGCTGCGAACATCGCCTGCAGTTTATGCAACTGGATTATGTTGTAACTTGtgtctaatattttttattcaccaGATTTGCAGCTCTCTGCGCAGCCATAAAGTGGATATGTGCGCTTGTATTTGTGTACAGAAATGTGTTTGTGttgtatttgattttgttttctttttatttatttaacatttttatgcatcacgtgtttgcagttgttgctgcCCCATTTGTCGCTCAATGTCAATGgagaaacaacaaacaaaaccaGCGACAACAAGTGTATTGATTTCAGCGACTCTGCCATTCTGCCACACttatttatggtcttttgtggCATTGAAAAGTTGTTTGTGCTTTAGCTTGGTGCGCGATATTGCTCTTTGTACTATTATAATAAACCgttatagtatatttatttaatttgcgtTTCGAGCTCTtgattttgggaaaaaattttgtcCGTAATACCGCCTATGCATAATTTTTGGAAGTAAGTATTAGAAAAAATCTCTTTACATCAGTACGATGCTCGCGATGGTGACATGGAAGTAGGCACAGATAATTTGTATTCTTTGCAATGTTCGTATTCACATGAAatataatacgcgtgaacatcATATGGTACTGGATGTCAAATAGATTCGAATTAAAATAAGTAGTGCTTAATCCTGGTACACAGATTTGCAATGATAAAATGATGAATAAATagaaacaaatttgaaattagGGGTCAAGTGAGTTATTCTAGCAGagctattatatatatatgctaaaattgctaaaaattcaAATCAACCTGCAAATCACGCGCAGTACCAGATGCTTAATACCTATTTCATACTAAACTACGCCGCACCGACATGGCCGTCTGGATGTAGTGAAGCGCAGACGAAGCAGCTTCAGACGTTGCGGAACACTACACTCCGTACTGTTAAAGGACGACTCTTGATGTCTCCGGTCGAAAATTTACACAACGAGGCCCGTATGTTTTCGGTTAAAGAACATTACGAACTCTTCTCCAAACAGTTTCTGTCTGCATGTTTTCGCAGAAACTTTCTGTGAGTACTCTGCTTGAAGCGGAGCATAAGGATTAACGATAATTATGCTTCCTGGTTGAAATGTATCCAAATATACCTATTGGTACCTGCATCACAGTGTTCTTCTTTGTGAAACTACAGGTACGAATTTATTTAGACAGAGGCCCCAGGCTTTTTCCACAGCCGGAATTCAAAAACTCTGCTTCATAATAAACGCGTGTGTAGGAATTCGAATATAATTTAGTACGAGTAAAGTCAACCACATAGTGCAGTGGCTACAAAGCATTAGTTTTTATACtgtatttaaattcaaataactgATGTAACTTGCGCCCCATCATCCATTTATTTTTCCTCACACTGCGCCTTATTTCTTTGAGCTACTCCTTTTTCGCATGCAGAAATCAGGGATGAGACGATCTTAAACCCCTTTCGtcgtattaaatatattaatgatACATCGATCGGTTTGATGGGTACTCATCACACTTTATACAATGTACTATGTAAGGAATAACctggaaaaatattaaagaaactgATATCGGATCGGTTCATTTCGGGATATCTAGCAGTCAGTCGCCAGAAGCTCTTAAATACAAAAGTCATTTTTCTCTAATTTCAGCTGAATACTTTGTGTTTATTTCATACTAATGAGCATCTAGTATTTAGTTAATAAACTTATTACTTATTTCTAGTAATAAATAATCTTGTCTTTGAATAAATCTTTTTGTGCCATCACGTAGAGACTAACGAATCGCTTCTCATCGATATCAAacgtaaggttaggttaggtataTAAGCTGATTTAAGGCGAAGAATAAACTGAATGAATTGAACTGCTAAAGACCATTTGTCCGTTATGATGCTCTATACGCTTATGTTTGGATCAAAAAGGCCTTCGCCTATCGACAAAACGTCTGGTGCCCGCCAAAAATTAACTTACACAAAGAAAACGACAATTGATCTGAATTTCGACTAtagtaaaattatttctttatgaATAAATTTACGGTTTCTGTAAAACTAACGAAATTTTCTGTTATAATGGAAGAAATAGTATCGAGTTTTCACTTCCAAGGGCTCATCTCAAATTCCAGTCACTGCTgactttatagattttttgaGCATAAAGTTTTTATGTTCATTACATAAGAGTGTAATCCCGTTATACATATTGCATACACCCACCTCCTTTTTCTAGTAGTTAGATATGTTATTGTTGTACTTGTTTATTTCCTGGTTGTTGCATGCAATTGTGGCACAGCAGGAGTCGACTGAGTAAACACGGAGGGTGGTGTTGCTGTGCTGAGGTTGAGAACACTCTTTGTACAGTTTGTAGTCTGCTGTGTATTAACTTCAGGGATTATTACGCaactatatacaagtatgtatgtaacttttgGTAATACTTATATAACGGAGAATGCGTCTCaactatgaaaatgtatttgcataACTTTAATTGTGCACCTTTCACGCAACTGTATAGCTGTTTTGGAGCAATGCGATTTGCTTTGTGTTCGTAACGACGTGACTTCGGTTATCATACTGTTCTCTTCTATCAAAACTCCCTCAAGAAGAAAGTTTCTGACAGCTTGTTTCGCTGTTCATTTCATtaacattcgaaagaacattctttggcatttatttttgaaaattatctctttcaaatgttggccacggctacgtctcagatgatcagATGtttttgagtccaattttcgagtactcgttcgagcatttccacTGGTAATGGGCGAATGAaacgtgtgatgttttgctccaagacctaaGTTGAAGCAATATTGTCCGCAAAGACCTTAGACTTTATATactcccacaggaaaaagtctaacggtgtgatatcaaacgatcttggtggtcaatcgaccggaccaaaacgtgaaattatctgctcaccgaagtgttctctcaataaatccttgGATAGATGCGATGTTTGGTAAGTGGCGGAGTCTTATTGAAAGCAAacgtcgccgagatcacgagcttgtGAAATGGGCCTTGTCGGAAACGTCATATCTTCTTTTAACTTTTCACGAGCTCATAGAgagaagcgatgtcgcttaggaaggtcttcgtgtacactctcataTGAAGTCGAAACAttattacattaattaaatGTGAAGAGCATTTAAGTTGAGTTCATTGTGCACTACTGAGTcaaaagtagaaaatatttatcgCTTTTAATAACAGTTAGAAATATAAGCtagtaaaataatttgaaatttaacagTCGCAGCTGTTGCTGATGGAGGTTTTCACTAAGTTTCCTAGTTTGCCAGCTTACTTGTGGACTTGTCGCTGGCAAATGTCGGCGAGCATAGAAAATAAACAGCTTGCCCTTTGCCACGCAGCGTTTCAGAAGGTAATGGTGTAAACAgcggaaaacatttaaaattgccAACTAgttttccacacacacacacacacactcacgcaaACATGAGTAGACTTGCGCTGTTTGTTGTTGGAGGTTAGCAATTGCCTAGTGATTCTGCACGAAAGAGGTCATAAAAGTTACAGTAAAAACTTCCAACGTCTATGTCAGAACAACGGTTACAGCCGCTGAGAACAGAGAAAGGGCTGGCGTTTTTGATATGTGATAAAAGCagcttacatacttacatatgctaAACGGTCATAAGAAAAGGGAATGTGatgatttttataataatttatttcatatgtatatggccAAGATATTCATGTacgaaatttaagaaatttatttggtCCTGGTCCTTAGCGCAATAACTGCTAAGGAACTACATAAGTACTATTATGAGCAAACAAAGGTAAGACTTGTTGTACTGTTTTGaatgaaaatgcaatttattcTAAGGAAATGATTGCAAATGAATTATTCGATGTAATGCCCACCGCCAGTCACATCACATCACCTTAAGCCATTTTGTCATTTTGTGTGGGGAACTGTTTCTGAGCCAGACCTTGTGCTACCGGACGAAACAAATCACAGAACGGATTATGCAATATATGTGGAGTGGTGGGTAGGACTTCCCATTTAAGCGTTTACCATTAGGTTTTAACAGATTAGGCAACGTGAGGCCGAGCGTTCCCATGCAGCAAAATAACAGTTTTTCTTTGAATCATTCCCAGCACATTGTTGCTTTGATATGGGTTGTCGGACAACCCCTCCAATTCACCATCTTCTAGTGTTTTTGGCTTTCCGTCACGCGGATGGCCATCGATATCGATATCGTTGTCTTTGATGCGACAAAACCAATCACATCACGTTGTTTCAGTTGGGGCAGCACTTCTATAAACTTTTTGGAGTTTCCAAAGGGCGTCAACTGCCGATTTCGAAATAAACGAggtatacgacgatattgacatagttcagcgaattaagggtctataccagtgtgacacttatatattcaaaaatatcctgtgaaatcggcgagatcgtattttaaatagtttttgaatggcagcgttctaaatagcgaccgctcagaggtgcaaacatatataagtttaaacgcgtttttctcgaaacgacgtttttcaaatttgctgacattatgACTCagcgagaaattaaccgatcgacttcaaattaaaactggatatagttgaatacatttgctatacaatagactacgatctttttgattggctgaaaattgccaatttggcattaaaaaaacgacaatttttttcgtaaaaaaacgatttttttttcaaaatggcgccattttcttaatttttgatatttttcaaagatcgtagtccattgtatagaaaatatatttaa from Bactrocera tryoni isolate S06 unplaced genomic scaffold, CSIRO_BtryS06_freeze2 scaffold_797, whole genome shotgun sequence carries:
- the LOC120781963 gene encoding clusterin-associated protein 1 homolog, whose amino-acid sequence is MSFKDVRDLAEHLKLLGYPHVFPLQALANNFGSLASFHVVAEVLQWFAGLLEPGAVLAGSVDTENDRVLLIRSATEFFVTKSAIKLNPRKLYASSAVTAAELQKITRMLIAPRQSAEDKDEEENYRSLNQVDIGDKMDDLRRARELSADLTQRGAALHDLLAKEMLHREARLAQANRPMELSSAERTLKNAIAAAQLKLQSSRAQLENARVEMNALSSKLQRKRAELERTKQRLEALQKIRPVHMQEFEECEKELQILFQKYFLRLHVRDALRAQYEARTKRNTPVASPLLQKPQESSMPFIPEGLIEDDDDNNGEEELDGSGVLRRGNFGLDSEIPDIRDEDMMLRNRKSYNEFMDETTHRMSKRPGTATSRNGRPITGRARRPTGVNQGDRATFHDGGMADLGPMGSTLSNRATLGGEDDDDESSFGSSDSELGMGGLLNMGRGPPPSDLLGYLKAELGSFVDDDFDLNSMDDISISKITGELPMRPKTASKPEHHSDEDF